A window of the Corallococcus exiguus genome harbors these coding sequences:
- the fghA gene encoding S-formylglutathione hydrolase — MSAVTPTLVSEHACFGGTQSFWKHPSEACGGEMRFSVFTPPQAKHGKVPVLYYLAGLTCTEETFVTKGGAQRVAAELGLVLVAPDTSPRGAGIPGEDADWDFGTGAGFYLDATQEPWKARYRMGTYITQELPGIIGAHFPARMDREGIFGHSMGGHGALVTALRNPGRYKSVSAFAPIGAPIRSPWGKKAFGGYLGPDEQTWREYDATELLKAGRRVPALLVDQGTKDKFLPDQLHPHFLKEACEAAGQPLTLRMQEGYDHGYYFVSTFMEDHLRHHGAALNAG; from the coding sequence ATGAGCGCCGTGACGCCCACGCTCGTCAGTGAGCACGCGTGCTTCGGGGGGACGCAGTCCTTCTGGAAGCACCCGTCCGAGGCCTGCGGCGGTGAGATGCGCTTCAGCGTCTTCACCCCGCCCCAGGCGAAGCACGGCAAGGTGCCCGTGCTGTACTACCTGGCGGGCCTCACCTGCACGGAGGAGACCTTCGTCACCAAGGGCGGTGCGCAGCGCGTGGCGGCGGAGCTGGGGCTGGTGCTCGTGGCGCCGGACACCAGTCCTCGCGGCGCGGGCATCCCGGGCGAGGACGCGGACTGGGACTTCGGCACCGGAGCGGGCTTCTACCTGGACGCCACCCAGGAGCCGTGGAAGGCGCGCTACCGCATGGGCACGTACATCACCCAGGAGCTGCCCGGCATCATCGGGGCGCACTTCCCCGCGCGCATGGACCGCGAGGGCATCTTCGGGCACTCGATGGGCGGGCACGGCGCGCTGGTGACGGCGCTCCGGAACCCGGGCCGGTACAAGTCCGTGTCCGCGTTCGCTCCCATTGGCGCTCCCATCCGCAGCCCCTGGGGCAAGAAGGCCTTTGGCGGATACCTGGGGCCGGATGAGCAGACGTGGCGCGAGTACGACGCCACGGAGCTCTTGAAGGCCGGCCGGCGCGTGCCGGCGCTGCTCGTGGACCAGGGGACGAAGGACAAGTTCCTGCCGGACCAGCTGCACCCGCACTTCCTCAAGGAAGCCTGCGAGGCGGCGGGCCAGCCCCTCACCCTGCGCATGCAGGAGGGGTACGACCACGGCTACTACTTCGTCTCCACGTTCATGGAAGACCACCTGCGCCACCACGGCGCGGCGCTGAACGCGGGCTGA